In the Anastrepha obliqua isolate idAnaObli1 chromosome 1, idAnaObli1_1.0, whole genome shotgun sequence genome, one interval contains:
- the LOC129242543 gene encoding putative aminopeptidase W07G4.4, protein MRIDELLPCSVKLVKRIQKSNCDAVCIIDSEVPSELVDEFEQLSKFDKEFDSAVSCFKSLILDLPIVYSRVPELTDYHDVRTYQQAAAKALERAIKAGFESPMLVVPASQSFANTELCTVLGALHQLYVPIQLREDKPAEARRVKKLSLLMTSPKAEDILKEALLLESGRRIARDIGVGDPERMSPPRVESYVNNALCSMNMKPIEDENALARGFPLFYAINRAARQVPRHRGCIILLEYVPPKPARKTLMLVGKGVTYDTGGTDIQVGRVMAGKSRDKCGAAAVAGFMQIVNEKKPADVHVMAALCMVRNSLGEESYVCDEIITSRAGVRVRVGSTDTEGPMCIADALCRFKEKAVEGKLPDPHLITIATMTGHARLSAGDGYSIAIDNSVAHKAGHARLLQATGQSFGEPFEVSMLRPDDFDFNKGKAIGEDIVQSNKTPSKQTKRGHQSPAAFLIQATGLDKHGLGSKFPIKYTHIDIAGSACVFPEMPTGAPIVALAKTHLDT, encoded by the exons atGCGTATTGATGA ACTGCTGCCTTGCAGTGTCAAGCTCGTCAAGCGGATTCAAAAGTCCAACTGCGATGCAGTCTGCATTATCGACAGTGAAGTGCCCTCTGAATTGGTGGATGAATTTGAACAACTCAGCAAATTTGATAAGGAGTTTGACAGTGCCGTCTCATGCTTTAAATCGCTCATACTGGACTTGCCTATAGTTTATTCGCGCGTACCAGAATTAACTGATTACCACGATGTGCGCACATATCAACAAGCAGCGGCTAAGGCGTTGGAGCGCGCCATTAAG GCTGGTTTTGAATCGCCCATGCTGGTCGTGCCAGCGAGCCAAAGCTTCGCCAATACCGAACTTTGTACCGTACTCGGTGCTTTGCATCAGTTATATGTC CCAATTCAACTGCGCGAGGATAAACCGGCGGAGGCAAGACGAGTTAAAAAGTTATCTCTTTTAATGACTTCGCCCAAAGCTGAGGATATTTTAAAGGAGGCTTTGTTATTGGAATCAGGTCGAAGAATAGCGCGTGATATTG GTGTTGGTGACCCGGAGCGTATGTCGCCACCGCGCGTTGAAAGCTACGTTAACAATGCACTCTGCTCAATGAATATGAAACCAATTGAAGATGAGAATGCGCTGGCACGTGGGTTTCCACTTTTTTATGCCATCAATCGCGCTGCACGTCAAGTTCCTCGCCATCGCGGTTGCATCATATTGTTGGAGTATGTGCCACCAAAGCCGGCACGCAAGACGCTCATGCTGGTGGGTAAGGGAGTCACCTACGATACTGGCGGTACCGATATCCAAGTTGGCCGTGTAATGGCTGGCAAGTCACGTGATAAGTGTGGTGCAGCTGCTGTCGCTGGATTTATGCAG ATTGTCAATGAGAAAAAGCCTGCCGATGTGCACGTTATGGCCGCTCTATGCATGGTACGAAATTCGTTGGGTGAGGAATCATATGTCTGCGATGAGATTATTACTTCACGCGCTGGTGTACGCGTGCGCGTGGGCAGCACTGATACCGAAGGACCCATGTGTATAGCGGATGCTTTATGCCGTTTCAAGGAGAAGGCTGTCGAGGGCAAACTACCCGACCCACATCTCATTACAATTGCAACTATGACTGGCCACGCTCGTCTTTCAGCTGGTGATGGTTACTCCATTGCCATCGATAATAGTGTGGCACACAAGGCTGGGCATGCACGTTTGCTGCAAGCGACCGGTCAATCTTTCGGTGAACCATTCGAGGTATCCATGTTGCGTCCAGATGATTTCGACTTTAACAAAGGCAAAGCGATTGGCGAAGACATCGTACAATCCAATAAAACACCttcgaaacaaacaaaaagaggtCATCAG agTCCAGCAGCTTTTCTCATTCAAGCCACTGGTTTGGATAAACATGGGTTGGGGTCGAAGTTTCCAATCAAATATACTCACATTGACATCGCTGGTAGTGCTTGTGTATTTCCAGAGATGCCAACTGGTGCACCGATTGTAGCACTGGCAAAAACCCATTTGGATACTTAA